From Sporosarcina sp. Te-1, the proteins below share one genomic window:
- a CDS encoding NUDIX hydrolase has translation MKRVDVVYTLIVKEEKAVMVKNRKYDNWSLPGGAVEAGETLEEAAVREVWEETGLTVQVKKLLAVNEAFREKEGHHVHFFTFLAHQTEGELAVQDSGGIETAEWQDFEFADRQMPYYAGGIRQLIRESIPYTYQGVEK, from the coding sequence ATGAAAAGAGTGGATGTCGTCTACACATTGATCGTAAAAGAGGAAAAAGCGGTTATGGTGAAGAATAGGAAATATGACAACTGGTCTTTGCCCGGGGGAGCGGTCGAAGCTGGCGAGACGCTGGAAGAGGCAGCCGTCAGAGAAGTGTGGGAGGAGACAGGCCTAACAGTTCAAGTGAAAAAACTACTAGCTGTGAATGAGGCGTTCCGGGAGAAAGAAGGACATCACGTTCACTTTTTTACTTTTTTAGCCCACCAAACGGAAGGTGAATTGGCCGTACAGGACAGTGGGGGAATTGAGACAGCCGAGTGGCAGGACTTTGAGTTTGCCGATCGTCAGATGCCCTATTACGCGGGAGGAATTCGTCAATTAATCCGCGAATCCATTCCTTACACCTATCAAGGCGTCGAGAAATGA
- a CDS encoding NUDIX hydrolase, whose protein sequence is MGYIEDLRAEVGNRPLLLTGVGVGVLNDNREILLQRKLDGRWGIPGGFMELGETAEETGRREVLEETGIEIGKLQLVTVISGSQTHTVLQNGDEYYSVTLIYATNEVVGGELKADGVETAEVGFFPINQLPEQLSPIVQEMIQRYAAQLGAL, encoded by the coding sequence ATGGGATATATCGAGGACTTGCGGGCCGAGGTTGGCAACCGGCCGTTGTTGCTGACCGGGGTTGGAGTGGGTGTGCTGAACGATAATAGAGAAATCTTGCTTCAAAGAAAATTGGATGGGCGTTGGGGCATTCCAGGCGGCTTCATGGAACTTGGTGAAACGGCTGAAGAGACTGGAAGAAGGGAAGTTCTGGAGGAGACTGGTATTGAAATTGGCAAATTGCAACTCGTCACGGTGATTTCGGGTTCGCAGACTCATACGGTTCTCCAAAATGGAGACGAATACTATTCGGTTACCCTGATCTATGCGACAAACGAAGTGGTTGGGGGAGAGTTGAAAGCGGATGGAGTGGAAACGGCGGAGGTCGGTTTTTTTCCAATCAATCAATTGCCCGAACAACTGAGTCCTATCGTTCAGGAGATGATACAGCGATATGCCGCTCAGTTGGGTGCCTTATAA
- a CDS encoding pyridoxal phosphate-dependent aminotransferase: protein MLISNRLQQMPPHFFSSLVKKVEAARAAGKDIINLGRGNPDQPTPPHIIKALQQAAEKPDTHGYSPFNGTPEFRQAVAAFYKREYDVTIDPDTEVAIVGGSKIGLVELPLAMMNPGDLLLLPDPGYPDYLSGVSLADIQYATMPLLEKNHFLPDFSLLTQEQTEQAKLMYLNYPNNPTSATASQSFFEEAIRFGKDHDIFILHDMAYGGIGFDGEKPVSYLQAEGAKDIGIEMYTLSKTYNMAGWRVAFAVGNQNMIQALTRLQDHLFISIFPAIQHAAIAALSENQQCVQDLTDLYERRRDVLISECRRIGWDVTAPKASFFAWLKVPPGYTSEAFADILLQQAGVVVTPGIGFGTHGEGYVRVGLLASEERIREAVGRIASLGIFSPSGV, encoded by the coding sequence ATGCTGATTTCTAATCGCTTACAACAGATGCCGCCCCATTTCTTTTCGTCACTGGTGAAGAAAGTAGAAGCTGCCCGGGCAGCCGGAAAGGACATTATCAATTTGGGCCGTGGGAACCCCGATCAACCAACACCGCCTCATATCATCAAAGCACTGCAGCAAGCGGCGGAAAAGCCAGACACACACGGGTACTCGCCATTTAATGGCACTCCTGAATTCAGGCAGGCAGTAGCCGCTTTTTACAAGCGTGAATACGATGTCACCATTGACCCGGATACCGAAGTGGCTATTGTCGGAGGATCAAAGATCGGTCTTGTCGAATTGCCGCTTGCCATGATGAATCCAGGAGACCTGTTACTATTGCCTGATCCCGGCTATCCGGATTATTTATCTGGTGTGAGTCTTGCCGATATCCAATATGCGACAATGCCCTTACTGGAAAAGAATCATTTCCTTCCTGATTTCTCCTTATTGACTCAGGAGCAGACGGAACAGGCAAAACTCATGTATTTGAATTACCCGAACAACCCGACGAGCGCTACTGCCTCCCAATCTTTCTTTGAAGAAGCGATTCGATTTGGTAAGGATCACGACATTTTCATTTTGCATGATATGGCTTATGGCGGCATTGGATTTGATGGTGAAAAGCCTGTGAGCTACCTCCAGGCGGAAGGCGCCAAAGACATCGGCATAGAAATGTATACGCTTTCAAAAACATACAATATGGCAGGCTGGCGTGTCGCCTTTGCAGTTGGAAATCAAAACATGATCCAAGCGCTGACACGATTGCAGGATCATTTGTTCATCAGTATCTTTCCAGCAATTCAGCATGCCGCCATTGCCGCATTATCAGAGAACCAACAATGTGTCCAGGATCTGACTGATCTATATGAGCGTCGCCGGGATGTCCTCATTTCCGAATGCAGGCGAATCGGATGGGATGTGACGGCTCCGAAGGCATCCTTCTTTGCATGGTTGAAAGTGCCGCCTGGCTATACAAGCGAAGCATTTGCCGACATTCTCCTCCAGCAGGCCGGTGTGGTTGTCACTCCCGGCATCGGGTTCGGCACACACGGTGAAGGCTATGTCCGCGTCGGGCTGCTGGCCAGCGAGGAACGCATCCGTGAAGCCGTTGGAAGAATCGCCTCCCTCGGCATCTTCTCACCAAGCGGAGTATGA
- a CDS encoding DUF2269 family protein, with protein sequence MNVTFYDVILYFHIVSAVLAIGPLFVLLLVIKQLTGVQQEIERSYLSLISVAVRFIMHAGHALVLTGALLIIFGPWPWHTSWVIMTLGVMLLSAFFLASGFTKVLRRFEQVADKRAVLQKLWNTTWIYILLMLVMLWLMVQKPILW encoded by the coding sequence ATGAATGTTACCTTCTATGATGTCATCCTTTATTTCCATATCGTAAGTGCGGTTCTGGCGATTGGGCCATTATTTGTTCTGCTTCTCGTTATTAAACAATTAACCGGCGTGCAACAGGAGATTGAACGGTCATATTTATCCCTCATCTCCGTTGCAGTTCGATTCATCATGCACGCCGGGCATGCCTTAGTTTTGACAGGTGCTTTACTCATCATCTTTGGCCCCTGGCCGTGGCATACGTCTTGGGTAATCATGACGCTGGGCGTCATGTTGTTATCCGCTTTTTTTCTGGCGAGCGGTTTTACAAAGGTTCTTAGGCGCTTTGAACAGGTTGCAGATAAACGCGCAGTATTGCAAAAATTATGGAATACGACGTGGATTTACATACTTCTAATGTTGGTTATGCTATGGCTTATGGTTCAAAAGCCAATTCTATGGTGA
- a CDS encoding NUDIX hydrolase, giving the protein MNKSFIYPKVKTLGCLWAEDRILVEECTGSHSKGEGFYYRPLGGTVEFGEPSDEALRREFLEEIGEQVEIVSYIGCIENIFTIKSETGHEVIQMYDVRFVDQRNYLRERFLVQEGEKQAWAKWIGLSEFIKGEKFLYPAKLVSFLERRRGWKGNN; this is encoded by the coding sequence ATGAATAAATCCTTCATATACCCGAAGGTGAAAACATTAGGTTGTTTATGGGCGGAAGACCGTATACTTGTCGAAGAATGCACGGGTTCCCATTCAAAAGGAGAAGGCTTCTATTATCGCCCGCTTGGGGGAACTGTAGAGTTCGGCGAACCATCCGATGAAGCATTAAGACGGGAGTTTTTGGAGGAAATCGGAGAACAAGTGGAGATTGTTTCCTATATAGGTTGTATTGAAAATATTTTTACGATTAAATCGGAAACAGGACATGAAGTAATTCAAATGTATGACGTTCGATTTGTGGATCAACGCAATTATTTGCGTGAACGGTTCTTAGTGCAAGAAGGGGAGAAACAGGCATGGGCAAAATGGATAGGCCTTTCCGAATTTATAAAAGGGGAAAAATTTCTCTATCCGGCTAAGCTCGTGTCTTTTTTAGAAAGGAGAAGGGGATGGAAGGGAAACAATTGA
- the nagZ gene encoding beta-N-acetylhexosaminidase has protein sequence MRNWWIFILAIVLLLPGCSLKKDEQTAPGEMKTVFFEERTLPRDFGIPDTAPADRFIEQLTVEEKIGQLFIFGFEGKQFSPELKELIQQHHIGGLILLGKNVSTTENIVSVLNAAKATNKHNQIPLFLSVDEEGGRVSRLPKGIRKLPTAEKVGKQNDRQLNYRTGEYLAELLHAFGYNMNYAPVMDVQSNPANPVIGDRAYATNARTVADLGIETMNGMKDNGMIPVIKHFPGHGDTSVDSHESLPVVDKGMEELVRTELVPFQQAIDAGADVVMVSHVVYPALDPKWPASMSGRIINDLLRDQMGFQGVVITDDLTMGAITNDHSVSKAALQSFLAGSDLLLIAGDYDDQLQTIQLFSQSVASGVISEERLNDSVRRILTIKEDYGLEDNPIDAFDARSINNRYKELVEIR, from the coding sequence ATGAGAAATTGGTGGATTTTTATTTTGGCCATCGTCCTGCTTCTCCCTGGATGCTCTTTAAAGAAGGACGAGCAGACAGCTCCCGGTGAAATGAAAACGGTGTTCTTTGAAGAACGCACACTGCCGCGTGATTTTGGCATCCCGGACACTGCTCCGGCCGATCGTTTTATCGAGCAACTGACAGTGGAGGAGAAAATTGGGCAGCTCTTCATCTTTGGATTCGAGGGGAAACAATTTTCGCCAGAATTGAAAGAGCTGATTCAGCAACATCATATCGGAGGTCTCATCCTGTTAGGTAAAAATGTTTCCACCACCGAGAATATTGTAAGCGTATTAAATGCCGCCAAAGCTACAAATAAGCACAATCAGATACCCTTATTCCTTTCGGTCGATGAAGAGGGAGGACGCGTCTCCAGATTGCCTAAGGGTATCCGAAAACTCCCTACCGCCGAAAAAGTTGGTAAACAGAATGATCGGCAGCTCAATTATCGGACTGGCGAATACTTGGCGGAGTTGTTGCATGCCTTTGGCTATAATATGAATTATGCGCCTGTGATGGATGTCCAAAGCAATCCGGCCAATCCGGTTATCGGAGATCGCGCTTACGCGACAAATGCGCGTACGGTCGCCGATCTGGGAATTGAGACGATGAACGGTATGAAGGACAATGGCATGATACCTGTCATCAAGCATTTTCCCGGCCATGGAGATACGTCAGTTGATTCACATGAATCACTGCCGGTTGTCGATAAGGGGATGGAGGAACTGGTAAGGACGGAGTTGGTGCCATTCCAACAGGCCATTGATGCAGGAGCGGATGTAGTAATGGTGTCGCATGTTGTCTATCCTGCTCTCGATCCGAAATGGCCTGCCTCCATGTCTGGCAGGATTATCAACGATTTGCTGCGTGATCAAATGGGTTTTCAAGGCGTTGTCATAACGGATGATTTAACAATGGGTGCCATTACTAACGACCATTCGGTTTCCAAAGCGGCATTGCAATCATTTTTAGCTGGAAGTGATCTGCTGCTTATCGCGGGCGACTATGACGACCAATTGCAAACGATCCAGTTGTTTTCCCAGTCCGTTGCTTCTGGAGTTATCTCGGAAGAACGTCTGAACGACAGTGTACGCAGGATCCTGACAATAAAAGAAGACTATGGGCTAGAGGACAATCCGATAGATGCATTTGATGCTCGCTCAATCAATAACAGGTATAAGGAATTGGTGGAAATTCGATAG
- a CDS encoding PaaI family thioesterase, translated as MNTEIGKAIQDEYPDDFAWCFGCGRLNKDGYHFRTGWNGEQTVTYYQPEDKHIAIPGFVYGGLIASLIDCHGTGSCALALHRKNGHEPGDGAEVPRFVTASLQVNYRKPTPQHVELKAVGTVEEIHPKKFKVDVQVFAGDEVCATGEVVGVVMPSSFSAK; from the coding sequence ATGAACACTGAAATTGGGAAGGCAATACAAGATGAATATCCGGATGATTTCGCTTGGTGTTTTGGATGTGGACGATTAAATAAGGATGGATACCATTTCCGGACTGGATGGAATGGGGAACAAACAGTCACGTATTACCAACCGGAAGATAAACATATCGCCATTCCAGGTTTTGTCTACGGTGGTTTGATTGCTTCCTTGATTGACTGTCATGGTACCGGCTCTTGTGCACTTGCGTTGCATCGGAAAAATGGGCATGAACCAGGAGATGGTGCAGAAGTCCCTCGCTTTGTGACCGCATCTTTGCAGGTGAATTATCGTAAGCCGACGCCGCAGCACGTTGAATTGAAGGCGGTCGGTACAGTAGAAGAAATCCATCCGAAGAAATTTAAGGTGGATGTACAAGTGTTTGCCGGAGATGAGGTTTGTGCGACAGGGGAAGTGGTTGGTGTCGTTATGCCCTCTTCCTTTTCAGCAAAGTAA
- a CDS encoding DnaJ family domain-containing protein encodes MNDDHSTPQYNDLIGDILKRHTEDGGMENLKGQGKPLPKEYFSGDTFQHFQKIAKDAGYKPHWLKLQHEIRDELNDMSLQLQQDSTIDLKERIRKVNEKIAEHNKHCPPPFVKGTVNVHSIETAKKFWN; translated from the coding sequence ATGAATGATGATCATTCAACCCCTCAGTATAACGATTTGATCGGCGATATTTTAAAGCGGCATACGGAAGATGGCGGAATGGAGAATTTAAAAGGGCAAGGCAAGCCGCTGCCGAAAGAATACTTCTCGGGCGATACATTCCAGCACTTTCAAAAAATCGCGAAGGATGCGGGCTATAAACCCCATTGGCTGAAGTTGCAGCATGAAATCCGTGACGAATTGAACGACATGTCCCTTCAGTTACAACAGGATTCCACGATTGATTTGAAAGAGAGGATCCGGAAGGTCAATGAAAAGATCGCCGAACATAATAAACATTGCCCGCCTCCTTTTGTAAAAGGGACAGTGAATGTGCATTCGATCGAGACTGCGAAAAAGTTCTGGAACTGA
- a CDS encoding DUF4870 domain-containing protein, translating into MENTGLKILVHASAFFAPFLVPFILYLVVDDYEIKRLSIQALLFQLMMGFAIFVSIIMIIFLIGIPMLLVCGLVTIIVPILGIVKALGGETYNYPIVGRFF; encoded by the coding sequence GTGGAAAACACAGGTCTAAAAATCTTAGTCCACGCAAGCGCATTTTTTGCACCTTTTTTAGTTCCATTCATCCTCTACTTGGTTGTCGATGATTATGAAATAAAAAGGCTGTCCATCCAAGCTTTATTGTTCCAGCTTATGATGGGGTTTGCAATATTCGTATCAATCATTATGATCATTTTCTTGATCGGAATTCCGATGCTCCTTGTTTGTGGATTGGTGACTATTATTGTTCCGATCCTCGGTATAGTGAAAGCATTGGGTGGAGAAACATATAACTATCCTATTGTTGGGCGGTTTTTCTAA
- a CDS encoding OsmC family protein has protein sequence MAEHQFHLKADWPGLRNDVGTIETLNMKTEVSIPIEMDGPGIGTNPDEMLLGAAATCYIITLAAMMERSHIAKQSLTMESVGVVDVTNGIITYKKIIHKPTITLMENATDEEKKLTKRLTEKAEASCMISRAIRGNVEVTVEESIR, from the coding sequence ATGGCGGAACATCAATTTCATTTAAAAGCAGACTGGCCGGGGCTTCGTAATGATGTAGGGACAATTGAAACGCTCAATATGAAGACAGAAGTATCGATTCCCATTGAGATGGACGGACCTGGAATTGGAACCAATCCTGACGAAATGTTGCTCGGAGCCGCTGCAACATGCTACATCATAACATTGGCAGCAATGATGGAACGGAGTCATATTGCGAAACAAAGTTTGACGATGGAGTCTGTCGGTGTCGTTGATGTCACAAACGGTATCATTACCTACAAGAAAATCATCCATAAGCCGACGATCACCTTAATGGAAAATGCGACAGATGAAGAAAAGAAACTCACAAAGCGGCTGACCGAAAAAGCAGAAGCCTCTTGTATGATCAGCAGGGCGATTAGAGGAAATGTCGAGGTGACAGTGGAAGAAAGCATTCGGTGA
- the pepF gene encoding oligoendopeptidase F: MVKSLPKRSEVKIEETWNLDDLFQSESDYNKAIEELEKEVAAYADKFKEKITDEASIIDALKGYAAIYEKMVPIGTYTSLSMSEDQTNDEAQMRSSKYGSISSKLSSQLSFVTSELSELPAVLLQSAAAQSEEFNLYLKEILREKPYRLHPEVEKTLAALSSVLNAPYGLYNTTKLVDINFGEFEVDGENYPLSYTSFEGGWETEPDTKKRRAAYDAFHAKLREYQHTTAKTYDMHLQEEKTMSDLRGYETVFDYLLFNQEVDRSMYDRQIDLIMKELAPHMRKYAKLLQKVHGLDDMTFSDLKIPLDPNYEPKITIEESKKYIDDALAIMGEDYINMVDRSYKERWTDFAQNVGKSTGAFCSSPYGVHPYILISWTGSMEDVFVLAHELGHAGHFYNAHKHQNIFNSRPSLYFIEAPSTMNEMLMANHLLSNSDDPKFKRWVISSIVARTYYHNFVTHLLEAAYQRKVYDRIDAGGSVNANVLNSLKRGVLEEFWGDDVKINEGAELTWMRQPHYYMGLYPYTYSAGLTISTQVSKRILSEGQPAVEDWLKVLQAGGTKSPADLAKMAGVDITTEQPLLDTIAYIGELIDQLVELTDEIEAAKA; encoded by the coding sequence ATGGTAAAAAGCTTGCCGAAACGTTCCGAAGTGAAAATCGAGGAAACATGGAACTTAGATGATTTGTTCCAATCTGAAAGCGACTACAACAAGGCGATTGAAGAACTTGAAAAAGAAGTTGCCGCTTACGCGGACAAGTTCAAGGAGAAAATTACCGACGAAGCATCCATCATTGATGCATTGAAAGGCTATGCCGCCATCTATGAAAAAATGGTGCCGATTGGTACGTATACTAGCCTCTCAATGAGTGAAGACCAAACGAATGATGAAGCACAAATGCGTTCCAGCAAATATGGCTCTATTTCCTCAAAGCTAAGCAGTCAATTGTCATTTGTCACAAGTGAACTTTCTGAGCTTCCTGCTGTATTATTGCAATCCGCAGCGGCACAATCTGAGGAATTCAATCTCTATTTAAAAGAGATACTGCGCGAAAAGCCATACCGTCTTCATCCTGAAGTCGAAAAGACGTTGGCTGCGCTTTCTTCCGTATTAAACGCGCCTTACGGGCTTTATAACACAACGAAACTTGTAGATATTAATTTTGGAGAATTCGAGGTGGATGGAGAGAACTATCCACTTAGCTACACTTCTTTCGAAGGCGGTTGGGAAACAGAGCCGGATACTAAGAAACGCCGTGCGGCATATGATGCTTTCCACGCAAAGTTACGAGAGTACCAGCATACGACAGCCAAAACATATGATATGCATTTACAAGAGGAAAAGACCATGTCCGACTTGCGCGGCTATGAGACGGTATTTGATTATCTTTTATTCAATCAAGAAGTCGACCGCTCCATGTATGACCGCCAAATTGATCTAATCATGAAAGAATTGGCGCCACATATGCGCAAATATGCAAAGCTTCTTCAAAAGGTCCATGGGCTTGATGATATGACCTTCTCCGACTTAAAAATTCCGCTCGATCCAAACTATGAGCCGAAAATCACGATTGAAGAGTCGAAGAAATATATTGATGATGCACTTGCCATTATGGGTGAAGACTATATCAACATGGTGGACCGTTCTTATAAAGAACGTTGGACTGACTTTGCGCAAAATGTCGGTAAATCAACAGGTGCATTTTGTTCCAGCCCGTACGGCGTACATCCATACATCTTGATTTCTTGGACTGGCAGCATGGAAGATGTCTTTGTATTGGCGCATGAACTTGGCCATGCGGGACATTTCTACAACGCTCACAAGCATCAGAACATCTTCAATTCACGTCCGTCCCTCTATTTCATCGAGGCACCTTCGACGATGAATGAAATGTTGATGGCGAACCACTTGCTTTCGAATTCGGATGACCCGAAATTTAAACGCTGGGTTATTTCATCCATCGTAGCCCGGACATATTATCATAACTTCGTCACGCACTTGTTGGAAGCAGCTTATCAAAGAAAAGTTTATGACCGCATTGATGCGGGTGGCAGCGTGAACGCCAACGTACTGAACAGCTTGAAACGCGGCGTATTGGAAGAATTCTGGGGAGACGATGTGAAGATCAATGAGGGTGCCGAATTGACTTGGATGCGCCAGCCTCACTACTATATGGGCTTGTATCCTTATACGTACAGTGCGGGCTTGACGATTTCCACACAAGTTTCGAAGCGCATTCTTTCCGAAGGGCAGCCAGCCGTCGAGGATTGGTTGAAAGTATTGCAAGCTGGCGGCACAAAATCGCCTGCAGATCTTGCGAAAATGGCCGGTGTCGATATTACAACGGAACAGCCATTATTGGATACGATCGCTTATATCGGCGAACTAATCGATCAACTCGTTGAATTGACAGATGAAATCGAAGCAGCAAAAGCATAA
- a CDS encoding bifunctional 2-polyprenyl-6-hydroxyphenol methylase/3-demethylubiquinol 3-O-methyltransferase UbiG yields MEGKQLSERNRVGWNQLAYEAWVRKHGQPADYAQELRADPTKKIEYYLREMGDVKGKRILNPLGSNGNKAVCFALHGADVTVVDLSEGNRRYAAELAKAAGVPLTYVVGDFLSTPTEEWGTFDFVLLEIGVLHYFADLHVLFKKIGSLLGPSGIFLMREYHPHIAKVMREEQGEVVSDGNYFDESYVEEDVAYASLLPEDIRPTLEKNLIRRWTIAEVINALVASRFHIVKMNEDQGVRWAFPKSIASGIEDRLPGTYALIAVHHHGNLS; encoded by the coding sequence ATGGAAGGGAAACAATTGAGCGAAAGAAATCGGGTCGGTTGGAACCAGCTCGCTTATGAAGCATGGGTGAGAAAACATGGTCAGCCTGCTGATTATGCACAAGAGCTGCGAGCGGATCCCACCAAAAAGATAGAGTATTATTTAAGGGAAATGGGCGATGTCAAAGGAAAGAGGATTTTGAATCCTTTAGGATCAAATGGCAACAAAGCAGTCTGTTTTGCATTGCATGGCGCTGATGTAACAGTAGTGGATCTTTCCGAGGGCAATCGGCGGTATGCAGCGGAGCTGGCTAAAGCTGCAGGCGTACCCCTCACGTATGTGGTAGGGGATTTTCTATCCACGCCGACGGAAGAATGGGGCACATTCGATTTTGTGCTGCTGGAAATAGGTGTCCTTCATTACTTTGCGGATTTGCATGTTTTATTTAAAAAGATCGGCAGTTTGCTAGGTCCAAGCGGTATATTCCTCATGCGTGAGTATCATCCGCATATCGCAAAGGTAATGCGGGAAGAACAGGGCGAGGTCGTCTCAGATGGCAATTATTTTGATGAATCATATGTAGAGGAAGATGTCGCATATGCATCTTTACTACCGGAAGACATCCGTCCAACCCTTGAAAAGAATTTGATCAGAAGATGGACAATCGCCGAGGTGATTAATGCATTAGTCGCGTCCCGATTCCATATTGTGAAAATGAACGAAGACCAGGGGGTCCGCTGGGCCTTTCCGAAAAGCATAGCGTCCGGTATAGAGGACCGGCTTCCGGGAACGTACGCTTTAATCGCTGTGCACCATCATGGAAACTTGAGTTAA
- a CDS encoding ASCH domain-containing protein, producing MTDYPKKTCSVERLVTVPADVKKVLEGKKTATRRNGVYAYPGEVMVLEGKEFKVDKLYAQTLGELTEADAKQEGFDNLEDYKQSILSLHPKMPWLPTMSVWVHEFSPVEK from the coding sequence ATGACCGACTATCCAAAAAAAACATGTTCAGTGGAGCGTCTTGTAACGGTTCCAGCTGATGTAAAGAAAGTATTGGAAGGTAAAAAGACAGCCACTCGCCGAAATGGAGTTTATGCATATCCAGGAGAAGTTATGGTATTGGAAGGCAAAGAATTCAAAGTCGATAAGCTGTACGCCCAAACACTTGGTGAATTGACTGAAGCGGATGCGAAGCAGGAAGGGTTCGATAACCTGGAAGACTATAAGCAATCCATTCTGTCCTTGCATCCGAAAATGCCATGGCTTCCGACGATGAGCGTGTGGGTTCATGAATTCAGCCCTGTAGAGAAGTAA
- a CDS encoding GNAT family N-acetyltransferase, with protein MKFIQYEDVERFAQKAEPVLEQGEDVNSLFYGVLQAIRAGKYKDPFMGTVEEDGELLALFQMTPPHALNIILVAENQINEICQEAIRYIVEHSIPVQSIISQKQWAKKFSAEWELRTGQTSVVLMDQGLYRLDTVEEALVHSPGKWRMANQQDSALIEEWYTAFETDTHLPATDLYLVKEKVATFIGDREIFVWEHDGEVVSMMKKSRPTKNSITVTLVFTPTDQRRKGYARTLVAHVSKELLREYSFCVLYTDMLNPTSNKIYKEIGYKHIADSVHIGFM; from the coding sequence ATGAAATTTATACAATACGAGGATGTAGAGCGTTTCGCTCAGAAGGCGGAACCAGTTTTAGAACAAGGTGAGGATGTTAACAGTCTGTTTTATGGCGTTTTGCAGGCCATCCGAGCTGGCAAGTATAAAGATCCTTTTATGGGGACTGTCGAAGAAGACGGAGAATTGTTAGCCCTTTTCCAAATGACCCCTCCACATGCACTGAATATCATTCTTGTTGCGGAAAACCAGATCAATGAAATATGTCAGGAAGCGATTCGCTATATTGTCGAACATTCAATTCCCGTGCAATCGATCATCAGTCAAAAACAATGGGCAAAGAAGTTTTCAGCCGAGTGGGAACTGCGGACCGGGCAGACTTCTGTCGTTTTAATGGATCAAGGCCTCTATCGGCTTGATACAGTTGAAGAGGCTTTGGTGCATAGTCCCGGCAAGTGGCGTATGGCGAATCAACAGGACAGCGCGTTGATCGAAGAATGGTATACCGCCTTTGAGACGGACACCCATCTGCCAGCGACTGACTTGTATTTGGTGAAGGAAAAGGTAGCAACATTCATCGGAGATCGCGAAATCTTCGTGTGGGAGCATGACGGGGAGGTTGTTTCTATGATGAAGAAATCCAGACCGACAAAGAATAGCATCACAGTGACCTTAGTGTTTACGCCGACTGATCAAAGAAGGAAGGGATATGCCCGTACCCTTGTGGCTCATGTCTCGAAGGAGCTCCTGCGCGAATATTCGTTTTGCGTCCTCTATACAGATATGCTGAACCCGACATCCAATAAAATTTATAAGGAAATTGGCTATAAGCATATTGCGGATTCAGTCCATATCGGTTTTATGTAA